The Peromyscus eremicus chromosome 8b, PerEre_H2_v1, whole genome shotgun sequence genome contains a region encoding:
- the LOC131918859 gene encoding trace amine-associated receptor 7b-like has product MATDNGSFLWEQDSILSRGLVSATSVQLCYENLNRSCIRNPYSLGPRLILYAVFGFGAVLAVCGNLLVMMSILHFKQLHSPANFLVASLACADFLVGLTVMPFSTVRSVESCWYFGDSYCKLHTCFDVSFSSSSIFHLCFISVDRYIAVSDPLTYPTRFTASVSGKCIAFSWLLSIIYSFSLLYTGANEAGLEDLVTALTCVGGCQVPMNQSWVFINFLLFFIPTLVMITVYTKIFFIAKQQAQRIERMSDQTAKASDSYKDRVAKRERKAAKTLGIAVAAFLLSWLPYFIDSIIDAFLGFITPTYVYEILVWIAYYNSAMNPLIYAFFYPWFWKAIRLIVTGRILRENSSATNLFLV; this is encoded by the coding sequence ATGGCTACAGATAATGGTAGTTTTCTCTGGGAACAAGACAGTATCCTGAGCAGAGGACTGGTCTCTGCCACATCTGTCCAGCTGTGCTATGAGAACTTGAACAGATCCTGCATCAGGAACCCTTACTCCCTAGGCCCTCGCCTCATCCTCTATGCAGTCTTTGGCTTTGGGGCTGTGCTGGCTGTGTGTGGAAACCTCCTGGTGATGATGTCCATTCTTCATTTCAAACAGCTGCACTCTCCTGCCAACTTTCTGGTGGCATCCCTGGCCTGTGCTGACTTCTTGGTGGGACTGACTGTGATGCCCTTCAGCACAGTGAGGTCTGTGGAGAGCTGCTGGTACTTTGGGGACAGTTACTGTAAATTACACACTTGTTTTGATGTATCAttttctagttcttctatcttccACTTGTGCTTCATCTCTGTGGATAGATATATTGCTGTCAGTGACCCCCTGACCTACCCCACCAGGTTCACTGCATCTGTTTCTGGCAAGTGCATTGCCTTCTCCTGGCTCCTGTCCATCATCTACAGCTTTTCCCTCCTTTACACAGGGGCAAATGAGGCTGGGCTGGAGGATCTAGTGACTGCCCTCACCTGTGTGGGAGGCTGTCAAGTCCCAATGAATCAAAGCTGGGTCTTCAtcaattttctgttatttttcatcCCCACACTTGTCATGATAACTGTCTACACTaagattttcttcattgctaaGCAACAGGCTCAGAGGATTGAGAGAATGAGTGACCAGACGGCCAAGGCATCAGACAGCTACAAGGACAGGGTGgccaagagggagaggaaagcagCCAAAACCCTGGGAATCGCAGTGGCAGCCTTCCTGCTTTCCTGGCTGCCGTACTTCATTGACTCCATCATTGATGCCTTCCTGGGCTTCATCACACCCACGTATGTGTATGAAATACTAGTTTGGATCGCCTACTACAACTCAGCCATGAACCCCTTGatttatgctttcttttatccttGGTTTTGGAAAGCCATCAGACTGATTGTCACTGGCAGAATCTTGAGGGAGAATTCCTCAGCCACCAACTTGTTTCTTGTGTAG